A genomic stretch from Halopiger aswanensis includes:
- a CDS encoding Hvo_1808 family surface protein: MTPSRTRAAGVVVVALALLTVAGLAVGAGLGVFGPLSDDNAADSTEIDRNGTSDATAPDDRPDDPSTNDTIGYVEGYWYDDSLPADDRDDAALEEDELEPVVYRSMARVERLRNTTFDEEVPVDVVSRAEFQEGNDDLFVNVTAEQRLQENVNYEALFTVDRDTDAIDEAEALYGDSVGGYYEPTEDRIVIVSNTPETPELNEVILGHELVHALQDQQFDLTSYERPTIDADNAKNGLIEGDASWIESRYERECGSEWDCVLPANGGQNAGSSSDGALEPNWGLYLSIYLPYDEGPEYVDFLYEEGGWERLNAAYDDPPTTSSAVIHPDSEREPAAVDVPDRSNDDWTQYRVEGQPATETVGEAGMVAMFAGGAFESGEPSVIDRNALLESGDPGYDYDQPQTDGWAGDTLVTYVNESRDVNANATMEAVDHAGYVWRSEWVSSEEGREFADAYLELLEGYGAEPVEDRRNTYAIDGADYPGAYYVDHDGETVTIVRAPSVDDLDALEAGAAPSGEDTLAFGDEESESTAEPASAETNTDRDDGVLAALGRIGAAPALLAFAVGLLIVIGVSIATLRSRNAAATTGTVADPVPSGNRRAFAPARE; the protein is encoded by the coding sequence ATGACGCCATCGCGAACGCGCGCCGCCGGTGTGGTCGTCGTCGCGCTTGCTCTCTTGACGGTCGCAGGACTCGCAGTCGGAGCCGGACTCGGCGTTTTCGGTCCGCTATCCGACGACAACGCCGCTGACTCGACCGAGATCGACCGCAACGGGACATCTGACGCCACTGCCCCCGACGACCGCCCCGACGATCCCTCGACGAACGACACGATCGGCTACGTCGAGGGCTACTGGTACGACGACTCCCTCCCCGCCGACGACCGCGACGACGCCGCCCTCGAGGAGGACGAACTCGAGCCGGTCGTCTACCGCTCGATGGCCCGCGTCGAGCGACTGCGGAACACGACCTTCGACGAGGAGGTCCCCGTCGACGTGGTCTCCCGCGCGGAGTTTCAGGAGGGGAACGACGACCTCTTCGTCAACGTGACCGCCGAGCAGCGCCTCCAAGAGAACGTCAACTACGAGGCGCTCTTTACCGTCGATCGGGACACCGACGCGATCGACGAGGCCGAGGCCCTCTACGGCGATTCGGTCGGCGGCTACTACGAGCCGACCGAGGATCGGATCGTCATCGTCTCCAACACGCCCGAAACGCCGGAGCTGAACGAAGTCATCTTGGGCCACGAACTGGTCCACGCGCTACAGGACCAGCAGTTCGATCTGACGAGCTACGAGCGCCCGACCATCGACGCGGACAACGCCAAGAACGGCCTCATCGAAGGCGACGCCTCGTGGATCGAATCCCGGTACGAGCGCGAGTGCGGCAGCGAGTGGGACTGCGTGCTCCCCGCGAACGGCGGGCAGAACGCCGGCTCGAGCAGCGACGGTGCTCTCGAGCCGAACTGGGGACTCTACCTCTCCATCTACCTGCCCTACGACGAGGGGCCCGAGTACGTCGACTTCCTCTACGAGGAAGGCGGCTGGGAGCGGCTCAACGCCGCCTACGACGATCCGCCGACCACCAGTTCCGCGGTGATCCATCCCGACTCGGAGCGCGAACCGGCCGCCGTCGACGTGCCGGACCGATCGAACGACGACTGGACGCAGTACCGGGTTGAGGGCCAGCCCGCGACCGAAACCGTCGGCGAGGCGGGCATGGTCGCGATGTTCGCCGGCGGCGCCTTCGAGTCCGGCGAGCCGTCGGTGATCGACCGGAACGCGCTCCTCGAGTCGGGCGATCCCGGCTACGACTACGACCAGCCCCAGACGGACGGCTGGGCCGGCGACACGCTGGTCACCTACGTCAATGAGAGCCGGGACGTGAACGCGAACGCCACGATGGAGGCCGTCGACCACGCCGGCTACGTCTGGCGGAGCGAGTGGGTCTCGAGCGAGGAGGGCCGGGAGTTCGCCGACGCCTACCTCGAGTTGCTCGAGGGGTACGGCGCCGAGCCGGTCGAGGACCGACGGAACACCTACGCGATCGACGGGGCCGACTACCCCGGCGCCTACTACGTCGACCACGACGGCGAGACCGTGACGATCGTCCGCGCGCCCTCGGTCGACGACCTCGACGCGCTCGAGGCGGGTGCCGCCCCGAGCGGGGAGGATACGCTCGCGTTCGGTGACGAGGAGTCGGAGAGCACTGCCGAACCCGCGAGCGCCGAGACGAATACGGACCGTGACGACGGCGTCCTCGCCGCACTCGGTCGGATCGGCGCGGCGCCGGCGCTGCTCGCGTTCGCTGTTGGGCTCTTGATCGTGATCGGCGTCTCGATAGCCACCCTCCGGAGCCGCAACGCGGCCGCGACCACTGGCACCGTCGCGGACCCGGTGCCGTCAGGCAACCGACGGGCCTTTGCACCCGCTCGCGAATAA
- a CDS encoding cysteine hydrolase family protein yields the protein MSVELEPDSTAVVVVDMQNGFCHPDGSLYAPGSEEVIEPIAALVERAREAGASLLFTQDVHPPEQFEDAHYYDEFEQWGEHVLEGSWEAEIVDELPVEAADNVVEKHTYDAFHQTELEGWLNARGIKDLVLCGTLANVCVLHTGGSAGLRDFRPILVEDCIGAIEDDHKEYALEHAEWLFGEVVDSDDLEFA from the coding sequence ATGAGCGTCGAACTCGAGCCAGACAGCACCGCGGTCGTGGTCGTGGACATGCAAAACGGCTTCTGCCACCCCGACGGCTCGCTGTACGCGCCGGGCAGCGAGGAAGTTATCGAGCCGATCGCAGCCCTCGTCGAGCGCGCTCGCGAGGCGGGCGCCTCCCTGCTGTTCACGCAGGACGTTCACCCGCCCGAGCAGTTCGAGGACGCCCACTACTACGACGAGTTCGAGCAGTGGGGCGAACACGTCCTCGAGGGCTCGTGGGAGGCCGAAATCGTCGACGAACTCCCCGTCGAGGCCGCCGACAACGTCGTCGAGAAACACACCTACGACGCCTTCCACCAGACGGAACTCGAGGGATGGCTAAATGCTCGCGGCATCAAAGACCTCGTACTCTGTGGCACTCTCGCGAACGTCTGCGTGCTGCATACGGGCGGCAGCGCCGGGCTGCGTGACTTCCGACCGATCCTCGTCGAGGACTGCATCGGCGCGATCGAGGACGACCACAAGGAGTACGCCCTCGAACACGCGGAGTGGCTGTTCGGCGAGGTCGTCGACAGCGACGACCTCGAGTTCGCGTGA
- a CDS encoding nicotinate phosphoribosyltransferase, which yields MSNPFGTVTPEAILEGTATDAYFERTRATLEHAEKNPTVVAEVTADQFPTGEFDVFTGVKDVATLFEGHNVDVDALPDGQLFDGGPVLRIEGPYLEFAELETSLLGFLSQPSGFATAALEARLAAPESLVLSFGARHVHPSIAATVERAALLAGLDGFSHVAAGELLDREASGTMPHALMFCFGEGNQAEAWTAFDEAVPEAVPRIALVDTFWDEKSESLLAAETLGDDLDGVRIDTTGSRRGNFRHIIREVRWELDARGHEDVDIFCSGGLDPDAIRELRDVADGFGVGSHITGADSVDFSLDIVEIDGEPISKRGKLSGVKQVYRTPDGGHHVALADRDGPEDGDALLEPLVRDGEIVREFDLEDAGERCLEDAEAVGFAR from the coding sequence ATGTCAAACCCGTTCGGCACCGTCACCCCGGAGGCCATTCTCGAGGGGACCGCGACCGACGCCTACTTCGAGCGCACCCGGGCGACGCTCGAGCACGCGGAGAAGAACCCGACCGTCGTCGCCGAAGTGACCGCCGACCAGTTTCCGACCGGCGAGTTCGACGTCTTCACCGGCGTGAAAGACGTCGCGACGCTGTTCGAGGGGCACAACGTAGACGTCGACGCGCTGCCGGACGGGCAACTGTTCGACGGCGGCCCCGTCCTGCGGATCGAGGGGCCGTACCTCGAGTTCGCCGAACTCGAGACCTCCCTGCTCGGCTTTCTGTCACAGCCCAGCGGCTTCGCGACGGCCGCGCTCGAGGCGCGCCTGGCCGCGCCGGAGTCGCTCGTCCTCTCCTTCGGCGCGCGCCACGTCCACCCCTCGATCGCCGCGACGGTCGAACGGGCCGCCCTGCTCGCCGGACTCGACGGGTTCTCCCACGTTGCCGCGGGCGAACTCCTCGACCGGGAGGCGAGCGGGACGATGCCCCACGCGCTGATGTTCTGCTTCGGCGAGGGGAACCAGGCCGAGGCGTGGACGGCATTCGACGAGGCGGTCCCCGAAGCGGTCCCCCGCATCGCGCTGGTCGACACCTTCTGGGACGAGAAAAGCGAGAGCCTGCTAGCCGCCGAGACGCTGGGCGACGATCTCGACGGCGTTCGCATCGACACCACCGGATCCCGACGCGGCAACTTCCGCCACATCATCCGCGAGGTCCGCTGGGAACTCGACGCGCGCGGCCACGAGGACGTCGACATCTTCTGCAGCGGCGGGCTCGACCCCGACGCTATTCGTGAGCTTCGGGACGTCGCCGACGGGTTCGGCGTCGGCAGCCACATCACGGGCGCCGACTCGGTGGACTTCAGCCTCGACATCGTCGAAATCGACGGCGAACCGATCTCCAAGCGCGGCAAGCTCTCGGGCGTCAAGCAGGTCTACCGCACCCCCGACGGGGGCCACCACGTCGCGCTCGCCGACCGCGACGGCCCCGAGGACGGCGACGCGCTGCTCGAGCCGCTCGTCCGCGACGGCGAGATCGTCCGGGAGTTCGACCTCGAGGACGCCGGCGAGCGCTGTCTCGAGGACGCCGAGGCGGTCGGATTCGCTAGGTGA
- a CDS encoding Hvo_1808 family surface protein, giving the protein MGRVRPGRGLKLQLIAVIVLVLLAGCTVPSSPDEFDTDRELGRIGDYAHDDEFAFNASDGLTESELRDLKYRSMARIEVLRGLKFERDVQLEVIDRSEFREQRSGRGPASAFRNELWRGAFVVDGQTDVNRAMDDLYGTSVQGYYINDRIVIVTEDGDDIRIDRRTLVHELVHALQDQRFGLERRGETLDGQRAETGLIEGEASYLPQLYAERCGAEWQCLSRPGESATDADANATTETATGALEQRPYNVGLFLSIYAPYSEGPTFVDALYERDGWTAVDRAHDRRPASTAQLIHPDHYPDDRPVDVEIEDRSSDAWEPVLEGSGGDGDSNESADPRAETVGEATLFASLWADGVIDRPLTQGGTNRSPYNYSAPATAGWAGDTFHVYRDANDENRTGHVWRLAWESETDADEFATAYRSLLETHGGERVESDGATAGEMYRISDDEPFAGAYRLTVTGDTVEIVGAPTVDALEAIHAEHAAPTPSAAVAGGSSAPSPPSAAPA; this is encoded by the coding sequence ATGGGACGAGTCCGACCCGGACGCGGGCTGAAGCTCCAACTGATCGCCGTCATTGTGCTCGTCCTGCTGGCGGGCTGTACGGTGCCGAGTTCGCCGGACGAGTTCGACACCGACCGCGAACTCGGCCGGATCGGCGACTACGCTCACGACGACGAGTTCGCGTTCAACGCCAGCGACGGACTCACCGAATCGGAGCTTCGCGACCTCAAGTACCGCTCGATGGCGCGGATCGAGGTGCTCCGCGGATTGAAGTTCGAACGCGACGTGCAACTCGAGGTGATCGACCGCTCGGAGTTCCGGGAGCAACGGTCCGGCCGCGGCCCGGCCTCCGCCTTCCGGAACGAACTCTGGCGCGGCGCGTTCGTCGTCGACGGGCAGACGGACGTCAATCGGGCGATGGACGACCTCTACGGAACGTCCGTGCAGGGGTACTACATCAACGATCGGATCGTCATCGTCACCGAGGACGGCGACGACATTCGGATCGACCGACGCACGCTGGTCCACGAGTTGGTCCACGCGCTGCAGGACCAACGGTTCGGCCTCGAGCGCCGCGGCGAGACGCTCGACGGACAGCGCGCCGAGACCGGGCTGATCGAGGGCGAAGCCAGCTATCTCCCGCAGTTGTACGCCGAGCGCTGCGGCGCGGAGTGGCAGTGTCTCTCCCGACCCGGCGAGTCCGCGACGGATGCGGACGCGAACGCGACGACCGAGACTGCGACCGGCGCCCTCGAGCAGCGACCGTACAACGTCGGGCTCTTCCTCTCGATCTACGCGCCCTACTCGGAGGGGCCGACGTTCGTCGACGCCCTGTACGAGCGCGACGGCTGGACCGCCGTCGACCGCGCTCACGACCGGCGGCCGGCGAGCACCGCGCAGTTGATCCACCCCGACCACTACCCCGACGACCGTCCCGTCGACGTCGAAATCGAGGATCGCTCGAGCGACGCGTGGGAGCCGGTTCTCGAGGGTAGCGGCGGCGACGGTGACAGTAACGAGAGCGCCGACCCCCGCGCCGAAACGGTCGGCGAGGCGACCCTGTTCGCGAGCCTCTGGGCCGACGGCGTCATCGACCGCCCGCTCACGCAGGGCGGAACGAACCGATCGCCGTACAACTATTCAGCTCCCGCGACGGCGGGCTGGGCCGGCGACACGTTCCACGTCTACCGGGACGCGAACGACGAGAATCGGACCGGCCACGTCTGGCGCCTCGCCTGGGAGAGCGAGACCGACGCCGACGAGTTCGCGACCGCCTACCGGTCGCTGCTCGAGACCCACGGCGGCGAGCGGGTCGAATCCGACGGAGCGACCGCGGGCGAAATGTACCGCATCTCCGACGACGAACCGTTCGCCGGTGCGTACCGCCTTACTGTGACCGGCGATACCGTCGAAATCGTCGGTGCGCCGACCGTCGACGCCCTCGAGGCGATTCACGCCGAACACGCGGCGCCGACGCCGTCGGCTGCCGTCGCCGGCGGCTCGTCGGCCCCGTCGCCCCCGTCAGCAGCACCAGCGTAG